DNA from Drosophila suzukii chromosome 2R, CBGP_Dsuzu_IsoJpt1.0, whole genome shotgun sequence:
CAAACTTTAGTTTAATTTAGCAAATTGAAGCTGCCGAACGTCAAAGGTTTCAGGACACTCATCGGCGAAGGAAACATCACCCACATGCATTGCACATCGCACCTTGTGGCCGCGTCATGTGCGGCGCTGCTTCTGCTGGCTGCCGCGGCGGCAGCGCAGTCGGCGGCGACTGCGCAGTCAGGATTACAGCCAGGTGGCAAGTTAATTGAGTTGGACGAGGACAACTGGCACCTGATGCTCCAGGGCGAGTGGATGATCGAGTTGTGAGTGCAAAAGGATAGTCTAAATACCCCCACCCATGTGGAACCCCGCGGCGCCTGACGTAACGAGAAAGGGGCGTGGTGCGCCGGCTTCTTCAGCCGGCAAGCTGGTTTTCTTCTTTCTCTGGAATGCCAGACATTCCTTTGTGGCGACGATGACTCATTCCTGTGGCAGCTGTTTAAAGCGTGTGTTTTTCCCTGTATTTATAGCTTTGCTCCGTGGTGCCCGGCCTGCAAGAATCTTGCTCCCACCTGGGAGCGATTTGCCCGCGTGGCCAAGGATGTCCATGTGCAAGTGGCCAAGATCGATGTGACCACCTCACCCTCGCTTAGCGGACGCTTCTTTGTGACCGCCCTGCCCACCATCTACCAGTGAGACAAATAAACCTTATCACCAAATATATGATCTAGGCCATAACCCATGTAAATCTCCCCCAGCGTTAAGGATGGCGAGTTCAGGCAGTACCGTGGAGCCCGTGATGGCGATGCCCTCCTGTACTTTGTGAAGAAGCAGCAGTGGCAGAGCATCGAACCACTCTCCGCCTGGAAGAAGCCCGATACCATCCACATGTCCGTGCTGTCCTACTTCTTCAAGCTGTCCCACACTCTGAAGGTTCGTTCACCTATCCCAATTTATCACCTCAGTTCA
Protein-coding regions in this window:
- the LOC108009466 gene encoding thioredoxin-related transmembrane protein 1 isoform X1, which encodes MHCTSHLVAASCAALLLLAAAAAAQSAATAQSGLQPGGKLIELDEDNWHLMLQGEWMIEFFAPWCPACKNLAPTWERFARVAKDVHVQVAKIDVTTSPSLSGRFFVTALPTIYHVKDGEFRQYRGARDGDALLYFVKKQQWQSIEPLSAWKKPDTIHMSVLSYFFKLSHTLKHTQKLFKDFNGRLQEEYGLPTWGSYALFAIATIFVGAALGLLLVCLVDFVYPPKKSQRQSFSESQDNLTEGLEDLATEEIEDDGEAEENEDEQRESDEEPEENEDDEEEEDDSEEQAGDLVAQEKETDSEPEKAEKPEPKQVGDSAPEKTEQVRKRKPRKGD
- the LOC108009466 gene encoding thioredoxin-related transmembrane protein 1 isoform X2, giving the protein MHCTSHLVAASCAALLLLAAAAAAQSAATAQSGLQPGGKLIELDEDNWHLMLQGEWMIEFFAPWCPACKNLAPTWERFARVAKDVHVQVAKIDVTTSPSLSGRFFVTALPTIYHVKDGEFRQYRGARDGDALLYFVKKQQWQSIEPLSAWKKPDTIHMSVLSYFFKLSHTLKDFNGRLQEEYGLPTWGSYALFAIATIFVGAALGLLLVCLVDFVYPPKKSQRQSFSESQDNLTEGLEDLATEEIEDDGEAEENEDEQRESDEEPEENEDDEEEEDDSEEQAGDLVAQEKETDSEPEKAEKPEPKQVGDSAPEKTEQVRKRKPRKGD